A stretch of the Candidatus Binatus sp. genome encodes the following:
- the purS gene encoding phosphoribosylformylglycinamidine synthase subunit PurS: protein MQVRVFVTPRMGILDPQGRAVESSLQSLGFKNVSGVKVGKYILLEVQARTASEARDEAKKMCEELLANPVIEDYRFEVDGE, encoded by the coding sequence TTGCAAGTAAGAGTGTTCGTGACGCCCCGGATGGGAATTCTCGACCCGCAGGGCCGCGCGGTTGAAAGTTCGCTGCAAAGTCTCGGCTTCAAAAACGTCTCGGGCGTCAAAGTCGGCAAATATATCCTGCTCGAAGTCCAGGCGCGCACCGCGTCGGAGGCGCGCGACGAAGCAAAGAAGATGTGCGAGGAGCTGCTCGCCAACCCCGTGATCGAGGACTACCGCTTCGAGGTGGACGGCGAATGA
- the purC gene encoding phosphoribosylaminoimidazolesuccinocarboxamide synthase — protein MFYEGKAKKLYSTSDPDLVITYFKDDATAFDGAKRDTIADKGVVNNRMSELFFTLLEKNGVRTHFVRRLNDREMLCKRLHIVPVETVVRNLVAGSMAKRLGREEGEPLPHPIVEYYYKSDALHDPLILGEHAIAFGWATAAELKQIDAMALKVNGILSKFLDERGVMLIDFKLEFGRYHGEILLGDEICPDTCRFWDKATRQKLDKDRFRHDLGGVAEAYHEMLRRVES, from the coding sequence ATGTTTTACGAGGGCAAGGCGAAGAAACTCTACTCCACGTCCGATCCCGACCTCGTCATCACCTACTTCAAGGACGACGCGACCGCCTTCGACGGCGCCAAGCGCGACACTATCGCGGACAAGGGCGTCGTGAACAACCGGATGTCGGAGCTGTTCTTCACGCTGCTCGAAAAGAATGGCGTGAGAACGCACTTCGTCCGCCGCTTGAACGATCGTGAGATGCTGTGCAAGCGCCTGCACATTGTCCCGGTCGAGACCGTCGTGCGCAATCTCGTCGCGGGCTCGATGGCAAAACGGCTCGGCCGCGAAGAAGGCGAACCGCTCCCGCATCCGATCGTCGAGTACTACTACAAGTCAGACGCGCTCCACGATCCGCTGATTCTCGGCGAGCACGCGATCGCGTTTGGATGGGCCACCGCGGCGGAGCTCAAGCAAATCGACGCAATGGCGCTGAAGGTCAATGGCATCCTGAGCAAATTCCTCGACGAGCGCGGCGTGATGCTGATCGATTTCAAGCTCGAGTTCGGACGCTATCACGGTGAAATTCTGCTCGGCGACGAAATCTGCCCCGACACCTGCCGTTTCTGGGACAAAGCCACCCGCCAGAAACTCGACAAGGATCGCTTCCGCCACGACCTGGGCGGCGTCGCGGAGGCCTATCACGAGATGCTGCGCCGGGTGGAAAGCTGA
- the dut gene encoding dUTP diphosphatase has protein sequence AVATGIAVEIPAGYEGQVRPRSGRALKEGLALINSPGTIDADYRGEVKVLLVNLGDQPIVIKPGDRIAQLVIAPVIRADIVEVDELAPSARGPGGFGHTGR, from the coding sequence GCGCCGTTGCGACCGGCATCGCCGTCGAGATCCCGGCCGGTTACGAGGGGCAGGTGCGGCCGCGCAGCGGCCGCGCGCTGAAAGAGGGACTCGCGCTGATCAATTCGCCGGGAACCATCGACGCCGACTATCGCGGAGAAGTTAAAGTATTACTTGTAAATTTGGGCGACCAGCCGATCGTGATTAAACCCGGCGATCGAATCGCCCAACTCGTCATCGCGCCCGTCATTCGCGCCGATATCGTCGAGGTCGATGAACTGGCGCCGAGCGCGCGCGGCCCCGGCGGCTTTGGCCACACCGGCCGCTGA
- the purB gene encoding adenylosuccinate lyase produces the protein MKDKPTETDAALTAVTPIDGRYRARTRPLEAYFSEFALIRYRVRVEIEWYLSLAGHPAISALKPIPVATAKKLRAVYEDFALDDARRVKQLEATTNHDVKAVEYFVKERVAAIDRALPIEMVHFACTSEDINNLAYALILKEFVATELTPRLEAANAPIVKLAHRYKSRPMMARTHGQEASPTTVGKEMAIFATRVARQLSQLRRQEFLGKLNGAVGNFNAHHFAQPEVDWIAHSQNFVEQLGLTWNPLTTQIESHDFIAELFGIMMRIDTILIGFCRDMWSYISIGYFAQKAVAGETGSSVMPHKVNPIDFENCEGNLGIASALFDHLAAKLPVSRWQRDLTDSTAMRSMGTAFGHLIVALESLERGLERVEVNERRIAEDLEAEQAWEVVAEAIQTLMRRHGLPKPYETLKELTRGRRIDRRVIEEFIATLPLDEGARRALRELNPRSYTGLAAKLVERFAPPAKVSDAAAAKKARAPKP, from the coding sequence GTGAAAGACAAACCCACCGAGACCGACGCGGCATTGACCGCGGTGACGCCGATCGACGGCCGCTACCGCGCGCGCACCCGCCCCTTGGAGGCCTACTTCAGCGAGTTCGCGCTGATTCGCTACCGCGTTCGCGTCGAGATCGAATGGTACCTGTCGCTCGCCGGGCATCCCGCGATCAGCGCGCTTAAACCGATCCCGGTTGCGACTGCGAAAAAGCTCCGCGCCGTTTACGAGGACTTCGCGCTCGACGATGCGCGCCGCGTCAAGCAACTCGAGGCGACTACCAATCACGACGTCAAAGCGGTCGAGTATTTTGTCAAGGAGCGAGTCGCCGCGATCGACCGCGCGCTGCCGATTGAGATGGTGCATTTCGCGTGCACCTCCGAGGACATCAACAACCTCGCCTACGCGCTCATCCTCAAGGAGTTCGTGGCGACAGAGCTGACGCCGCGCCTGGAAGCGGCGAACGCGCCGATCGTCAAGCTGGCGCATCGCTACAAATCCCGTCCGATGATGGCGCGGACGCATGGCCAGGAAGCGTCGCCGACGACGGTCGGCAAGGAGATGGCGATATTTGCCACGCGCGTGGCGCGCCAACTCTCGCAGCTTCGCCGCCAGGAATTTCTCGGCAAGCTCAACGGCGCGGTCGGCAACTTCAACGCGCATCACTTCGCCCAGCCCGAGGTTGACTGGATCGCGCACTCGCAAAATTTCGTCGAGCAACTCGGTCTGACCTGGAATCCGCTGACCACGCAGATCGAGAGCCACGATTTTATCGCCGAGCTGTTCGGCATCATGATGCGCATCGACACGATCCTGATCGGCTTCTGCCGCGACATGTGGAGCTACATCTCGATCGGTTACTTCGCGCAAAAAGCCGTCGCGGGCGAGACCGGCTCCTCGGTGATGCCGCACAAGGTCAATCCGATCGACTTCGAGAACTGCGAGGGCAACCTCGGAATCGCCAGCGCGCTGTTCGATCACCTGGCGGCCAAGCTGCCGGTCTCGCGATGGCAGCGCGATCTGACGGACAGCACGGCGATGCGATCGATGGGCACGGCGTTCGGCCATCTGATCGTCGCGCTGGAGTCGCTGGAGCGCGGTCTTGAGCGCGTCGAGGTCAACGAGCGGCGCATTGCCGAGGATCTCGAAGCCGAGCAGGCGTGGGAGGTCGTCGCCGAGGCGATTCAGACTCTCATGCGGCGCCATGGGCTGCCCAAACCATACGAGACGCTCAAGGAACTGACGCGCGGCCGGCGGATCGATCGGCGCGTGATCGAAGAATTCATCGCGACGCTGCCGCTGGACGAGGGCGCGCGGCGTGCGCTCCGCGAGTTGAATCCGCGCAGCTACACCGGCCTGGCGGCGAAACTGGTCGAGCGATTCGCGCCACCCGCAAAAGTATCGGACGCGGCTGCGGCGAAAAAGGCGCGCGCGCCGAAGCCGTGA